One Luteolibacter flavescens DNA segment encodes these proteins:
- the tsaE gene encoding tRNA (adenosine(37)-N6)-threonylcarbamoyltransferase complex ATPase subunit type 1 TsaE: MERVVRDEAEMEALGAEIAAGLEPGSVLALVGGLGAGKTRFVKGLARGAGYAGEVTSPTFALVHEYRGGRLPLFHFDLYRLKDEGELLGIGWDEFFDEPGIVIAEWADLFPDLLPPETRWLRFEVIPEGRRVSG; the protein is encoded by the coding sequence ATGGAGCGGGTGGTGCGCGATGAGGCGGAAATGGAAGCGCTGGGCGCGGAAATCGCGGCGGGACTGGAGCCCGGCAGCGTGCTCGCGCTGGTGGGCGGGCTGGGCGCGGGGAAGACGCGCTTCGTGAAAGGCCTGGCACGTGGCGCGGGTTACGCGGGCGAGGTGACCAGCCCGACCTTCGCACTGGTGCATGAATACCGCGGCGGGCGGCTGCCGCTCTTCCACTTCGACCTCTATCGTCTGAAGGACGAGGGCGAGCTGCTGGGAATCGGCTGGGACGAATTCTTCGACGAGCCGGGAATCGTGATCGCCGAGTGGGCGGATCTCTTCCCGGATCTGCTGCCGCCGGAGACGCGCTGGCTACGCTTCGAGGTGATCCCGGAGGGCAGGCGCGTCAGCGGCTGA
- a CDS encoding SDR family NAD(P)-dependent oxidoreductase, whose translation MTLSPPTLHGVGGLVVITGGEGGLGRSLHAAFSAAGHEVLSPGRRELDVTDPEAVRDFFRSHQPELLVCNAGITRDAPLARLDEAAWDEVLAVNLRGAARCAAAASRSMVRARRGHIVFISSYSALHPPAGQAAYAAAKAGLIGLGKSLARELGPAGVRANVILPGFLETRMTATLSAERREQVRRDHVLGDFNTPDAVSSFLVHLHRHLPHTSGQVFQLDSRIG comes from the coding sequence ATGACCCTGAGTCCGCCCACGCTGCACGGCGTGGGCGGACTTGTCGTGATCACCGGGGGCGAGGGCGGGCTGGGCCGGTCCCTCCACGCGGCATTTTCAGCGGCAGGCCATGAGGTGCTTTCCCCCGGCCGCCGCGAGCTGGACGTGACGGATCCGGAGGCGGTCCGGGATTTCTTCCGCAGTCACCAGCCGGAGCTGCTGGTGTGCAATGCGGGCATTACCCGGGATGCTCCCCTCGCCCGCCTCGATGAAGCAGCTTGGGATGAGGTGCTCGCCGTGAATCTCCGCGGGGCCGCACGCTGCGCCGCCGCCGCCTCGCGCTCCATGGTGCGTGCACGTCGGGGCCACATTGTTTTCATCTCCAGCTACTCCGCGCTCCATCCGCCCGCGGGGCAGGCAGCCTATGCCGCGGCAAAGGCCGGGCTCATCGGCCTGGGGAAAAGCCTCGCCCGGGAGCTGGGCCCCGCCGGGGTCCGCGCGAATGTCATCCTGCCCGGCTTCCTCGAGACCCGCATGACCGCCACGCTCTCCGCGGAGCGGCGAGAGCAGGTCCGGCGGGATCACGTGCTGGGCGACTTCAATACACCGGACGCGGTGTCCTCCTTCCTCGTCCACCTCCACCGGCACCTCCCCCACACCTCCGGCCAGGTTTTCCAGCTCGATAGCCGGATCGGCTGA
- the rplU gene encoding 50S ribosomal protein L21 translates to MAYAVIKTGGKQYRVQQGDKIDVEKLDAEVDATLTFDVLMVGEGGSIKLGAPLVDGASVTAKVVQQHRGPKGVAFKFKRRKGFHKTKGFRRHLTQLEIVSIAG, encoded by the coding sequence ATGGCGTACGCAGTCATCAAAACCGGCGGTAAGCAATACCGCGTCCAACAGGGCGACAAGATCGACGTCGAGAAGCTCGACGCCGAGGTCGATGCGACCCTCACTTTCGACGTCCTCATGGTCGGTGAAGGCGGCAGCATCAAGCTGGGTGCCCCGCTCGTCGATGGCGCCAGCGTCACCGCCAAGGTGGTCCAGCAGCATCGCGGACCGAAGGGCGTTGCCTTCAAGTTCAAGCGCCGCAAGGGCTTCCACAAGACCAAGGGCTTCCGCCGCCACCTTACCCAGTTGGAGATCGTCTCCATCGCGGGCTAA
- the rpmA gene encoding 50S ribosomal protein L27, translating to MAHKKGQGSVKNGRDSRSKRLGVKKFGGQAVIPGNIIIRQRGTKWHPGAGVQIGRDHTIFAVIEGRVFFDKDGRRVNVGANASAN from the coding sequence ATGGCTCACAAGAAAGGTCAAGGCTCCGTCAAGAACGGTCGCGACTCACGCTCCAAGCGTCTCGGCGTCAAGAAGTTCGGCGGACAAGCCGTCATCCCGGGCAACATCATCATCCGCCAGCGCGGCACCAAGTGGCATCCCGGTGCCGGTGTCCAGATCGGCCGTGATCACACCATCTTCGCCGTCATCGAAGGCCGCGTGTTCTTCGACAAGGATGGCCGCCGCGTGAACGTGGGTGCCAACGCCTCCGCGAACTAA
- the pyrE gene encoding orotate phosphoribosyltransferase — MSDLAADLKALLLKKSVRTGTFTLASGKESDLYIDCRVTALDPFGANMIGKLGWAAVRKKIAEENLNIDSIGGMTLGADPISLSVGMASAVEHPEEALQVFTVRKEPKGHGRGKQIEGNFAEGQTVIVVDDVITTGGSTLKAIDVIEREGGKVAFALVLVDREEGGRQAIEERGVPVIALYSRSTLLG, encoded by the coding sequence ATGTCCGACCTCGCCGCCGACCTGAAAGCCCTGCTCCTGAAGAAGTCCGTCCGCACCGGCACCTTCACCCTCGCCTCCGGCAAGGAGAGCGACCTCTACATCGACTGCCGCGTCACCGCGCTCGATCCCTTTGGCGCGAACATGATCGGCAAGCTCGGCTGGGCCGCCGTTCGTAAAAAGATTGCTGAGGAAAACCTGAATATCGACTCCATCGGCGGCATGACCCTCGGCGCGGACCCCATCTCCCTGTCCGTGGGCATGGCCAGCGCCGTGGAGCATCCGGAGGAAGCGCTGCAGGTCTTCACCGTCCGCAAGGAGCCGAAGGGCCACGGCCGCGGCAAACAAATCGAGGGAAATTTCGCAGAAGGCCAGACCGTGATCGTCGTGGACGACGTGATCACCACCGGCGGCTCCACGCTGAAGGCCATCGACGTCATCGAGCGCGAGGGAGGCAAGGTCGCCTTCGCCCTCGTGCTGGTGGACCGCGAGGAAGGCGGTCGCCAGGCCATCGAGGAGCGTGGTGTGCCAGTCATCGCCCTCTACTCCCGCAGCACGCTGCTGGGTTGA
- a CDS encoding DUF1287 domain-containing protein, producing the protein MARRRPNNQFGTIEYIGPRPQAKKPQRKPANFLGGWVVLMIAGFAAWHFGKPLVPLLRAQQSVASIEAADVLIGELAPSLEFGERLASAALQRTKMPSAYDTDYYAISYPGGDLPLTSEGQWRGKAEDLIVRSYRNLGIDLQELVHEDMAKNFSVYPQLWKRREPDRNIDHRLVQNLQRYFKHQGAELKSTRETGDYKPGDVVVWMLSSGELHCGVVVPGPGERRSEAWVVHDIGSGPKWENALTNYQLYGHYRFTGVKHETAGN; encoded by the coding sequence ATGGCTCGTCGTCGGCCCAACAACCAATTCGGAACCATCGAGTACATCGGACCGCGTCCGCAGGCAAAGAAGCCTCAGCGGAAACCGGCGAATTTCCTCGGTGGCTGGGTGGTGCTCATGATTGCCGGCTTCGCGGCCTGGCACTTCGGCAAGCCGCTGGTACCGCTGCTCCGCGCACAGCAATCCGTGGCCTCCATCGAGGCGGCGGACGTGCTGATCGGCGAGCTGGCTCCCTCGCTGGAATTTGGCGAGCGCCTCGCCTCCGCCGCCCTGCAGCGGACGAAGATGCCGAGCGCCTACGACACGGACTACTACGCGATTTCCTACCCCGGCGGCGACCTGCCCCTGACCTCGGAAGGCCAATGGCGCGGCAAGGCGGAAGACCTCATCGTCCGCAGCTACCGGAACCTCGGCATCGACCTGCAGGAACTGGTCCACGAGGACATGGCGAAGAATTTCTCCGTCTATCCGCAGCTCTGGAAGCGCCGCGAGCCCGATCGCAATATCGATCACCGCCTGGTGCAGAATCTCCAGCGCTACTTCAAGCACCAGGGCGCGGAGCTGAAGTCCACCCGCGAGACCGGTGACTACAAGCCGGGCGACGTGGTCGTCTGGATGCTCTCCAGCGGTGAACTCCACTGCGGCGTCGTGGTCCCCGGACCCGGCGAACGCCGCAGCGAGGCCTGGGTGGTGCACGATATCGGCAGCGGCCCGAAGTGGGAAAACGCGCTGACGAACTACCAGCTCTACGGCCACTACCGCTTCACCGGCGTGAAGCACGAGACCGCCGGCAACTGA
- a CDS encoding sialate O-acetylesterase, giving the protein MADMRGPSRFLRRWVRGVRPPAGPWALPADPAGFRVFLLMGQSNMAGYGAIHPSDPWQPGDFSPVPRVLVLGGQCSVKSRRPRGWMRWQAASHPLHLNQRSAGFGLGLPFASRLLESDPSLVIGLVPCAWGGAGIDQIGPGTPIYDNAITRARMASTRGTLAGVLWHQGETDALDETLARSHARKLSDLIARLRTDLDSPDLPVLIGDLAHFGDEKREPAAIARRDEVRTGLRRVAAETPRAGFVESDGLPGVDGVHFSRAALMEFGRRYAEGYGRIG; this is encoded by the coding sequence ATGGCTGACATGCGCGGCCCCTCGCGATTCCTCCGCCGCTGGGTGAGGGGAGTCCGCCCGCCCGCCGGGCCATGGGCGCTGCCTGCCGATCCCGCGGGCTTCCGCGTCTTCCTGCTGATGGGGCAGTCGAACATGGCGGGCTACGGCGCGATCCATCCGTCCGATCCCTGGCAACCGGGTGACTTTTCCCCCGTGCCGCGCGTGCTGGTGCTGGGCGGCCAATGCTCGGTGAAGTCCCGGCGGCCCCGGGGCTGGATGCGCTGGCAGGCCGCGTCCCACCCTCTGCACCTGAATCAAAGGAGCGCGGGATTCGGCCTCGGGCTGCCCTTCGCCAGCCGCCTGCTGGAAAGCGATCCCTCGCTCGTCATCGGGTTGGTCCCATGCGCGTGGGGTGGGGCGGGGATCGACCAGATCGGCCCGGGCACACCGATCTACGACAATGCCATCACCCGCGCGCGGATGGCCTCGACCCGCGGGACGCTCGCCGGGGTACTGTGGCATCAGGGCGAGACGGACGCGCTGGATGAGACGCTGGCACGATCGCATGCAAGGAAGCTGTCGGACCTGATCGCACGGCTCCGCACGGATCTCGACTCGCCTGATTTGCCCGTCCTGATCGGGGATCTGGCGCACTTCGGAGATGAGAAGCGCGAACCCGCCGCGATCGCCCGGCGGGATGAGGTCCGCACCGGTCTCCGCCGTGTGGCAGCGGAGACTCCCCGCGCCGGCTTCGTGGAAAGCGACGGTCTGCCTGGCGTGGACGGTGTGCATTTCAGCCGCGCCGCCCTGATGGAGTTCGGCCGCCGCTATGCCGAGGGCTACGGGCGGATAGGCTAA
- the alaS gene encoding alanine--tRNA ligase, whose protein sequence is MTAAEIRQSFLDFFREKQHTIVPSASLLPQSPGLLFTNAGMNPFVPYFLGVEKAPYDPPRAADTQKCIRAGGKHNDLEDVGYDTYHHTFFEMLGNWSFGNYFKKEAIQWAWELVVERWGLPAHRLHASVYAPKPGDPGEFDQEAWDLWAELYRSKGCDPAVQIVNGNRKDNFWQMGDTGPCGPCSELHVNLTPEGDPETGRLLVNNDSDLCIEIWNLVFIQYNGEADGTFRELPSKHVDTGMGFERACSIIQGTKGFTDFSIKPSNYATDVFQPIFRKLEELSGKTYSNIYPELGADRTAFTDEMKDAIAFRVIADHLRTLSFSIADGIMPGNNGRNYVLRRILRRAVRYGRQLGFSGDKPFFGALVQTLVNEMGAVFPELKNRQDTVRATLEQEEASFNQTLDRGLKRFEDFCRTEITHSLFSEGADFVTSVSNQYDWQEKAQNLSFEDLCTLAKQTDSTWDISRVKNLYGPFVFELEDTYGFPVDLTALICAERGLGIDISGYEDSKRKQQERSRAAQKTTIVRALDISTDAVTEFTGFEDDTVEATVLEVHPQDDALFVITDKTVFYAEMGGQSGDTGTLVLSGTEIPVTGVQQVGKARAHVIAATAISAGDKVTLKLDSARRRPIEAHHTATHLLHWALHEVVSKDAAQQGSSVDENRLRFDFNSAAVTPEQLAAMEEQVNAHIAANDPVSWKEVPHSEVKGRADVMQFFGDKYGDLVRVVQIGGEPGAINGYSMELCGGTHVRKTGEIGLFKIKSEGAIASGVRRIEAVCGASTLAYLKEAAAQLDADTKAAEAKLHTANDKLTALGEAGIPGKDAPLPDVESYYAAADIRGVNEAFDAARAALEATKEAAIEAEKRFKKLQAGAAAKQADAALAELIAAGGSIVASFEADASLLQELLNGMKKQGFTGAGFVIVDDGDKLHLGAYCGDAAQANGLKAGDLLRDLAAIAGGKGGGKPDQARGAAPEREKLAELEAAAKAKLA, encoded by the coding sequence ATGACCGCAGCCGAGATCCGCCAGAGCTTCCTCGATTTCTTCCGGGAGAAACAGCACACCATCGTGCCCTCCGCCTCGCTGCTGCCGCAGTCGCCCGGCCTGCTCTTCACGAATGCGGGAATGAATCCCTTCGTCCCGTATTTCCTCGGCGTCGAGAAGGCCCCGTATGACCCGCCGCGCGCCGCGGACACGCAGAAGTGCATCCGCGCCGGCGGCAAGCACAACGACCTGGAGGATGTCGGCTACGACACGTATCACCACACCTTCTTCGAGATGCTGGGGAACTGGTCCTTCGGCAACTACTTCAAGAAGGAAGCCATCCAGTGGGCATGGGAGCTGGTCGTGGAGCGCTGGGGCCTGCCCGCCCACCGCCTGCACGCCTCCGTCTATGCGCCGAAGCCGGGCGACCCGGGTGAATTTGACCAGGAGGCCTGGGACCTCTGGGCGGAGCTGTATCGCTCGAAGGGCTGCGACCCCGCCGTGCAGATCGTGAATGGCAACCGGAAGGACAACTTCTGGCAAATGGGCGACACCGGCCCGTGCGGTCCGTGCTCCGAACTCCACGTGAACCTGACACCCGAAGGTGATCCTGAGACGGGACGCCTGCTGGTGAACAACGACTCCGACCTCTGCATCGAGATCTGGAACCTCGTCTTCATCCAATACAACGGCGAGGCCGACGGAACCTTCCGCGAGCTGCCGTCCAAGCACGTCGATACCGGCATGGGCTTCGAGCGCGCGTGCTCGATCATCCAGGGCACGAAGGGCTTCACCGACTTCTCCATCAAGCCGAGCAACTACGCGACGGATGTCTTCCAGCCGATCTTCCGCAAGCTGGAGGAGCTGAGTGGCAAGACCTACTCGAACATCTATCCGGAACTCGGTGCCGACCGCACCGCCTTCACGGACGAGATGAAGGACGCGATCGCCTTCCGCGTGATCGCCGACCACCTGCGCACGCTGAGCTTCTCCATCGCCGACGGCATCATGCCCGGCAACAACGGCCGGAACTACGTGCTGCGCCGGATCTTGCGACGTGCTGTTAGATACGGTCGCCAGCTTGGCTTCTCCGGTGACAAGCCGTTCTTCGGCGCGCTGGTGCAGACACTGGTGAACGAAATGGGCGCTGTTTTCCCCGAACTGAAGAATCGTCAGGATACAGTCCGGGCGACGCTGGAGCAGGAGGAGGCGAGCTTTAACCAGACGCTGGATCGGGGGCTAAAGCGCTTCGAAGATTTTTGCAGGACAGAGATTACTCATAGCCTGTTCTCAGAGGGTGCTGATTTCGTAACCTCCGTTAGCAATCAATACGACTGGCAGGAAAAGGCTCAGAATCTCTCTTTTGAAGATCTTTGCACCCTAGCTAAACAAACTGATTCAACTTGGGACATTAGTCGCGTCAAAAACCTCTATGGACCCTTCGTTTTCGAACTGGAAGATACCTACGGATTTCCTGTTGATTTAACTGCTCTCATTTGTGCTGAGCGAGGACTAGGCATCGATATCTCAGGATATGAGGACTCTAAGCGGAAGCAACAAGAACGCTCTCGAGCCGCACAGAAAACCACAATCGTCCGCGCCCTCGACATCTCGACCGACGCGGTGACCGAGTTCACCGGCTTTGAGGACGACACGGTCGAAGCGACGGTGCTGGAAGTGCATCCGCAGGATGACGCGCTCTTCGTCATCACGGACAAGACCGTCTTCTACGCCGAGATGGGCGGCCAGTCGGGAGATACTGGAACTCTCGTACTTTCCGGCACGGAGATCCCCGTGACCGGCGTGCAGCAGGTCGGCAAGGCCCGCGCCCACGTCATCGCCGCCACCGCGATCTCCGCGGGCGACAAGGTAACGCTGAAGCTCGACTCCGCACGCCGTCGTCCCATCGAGGCGCACCACACCGCGACGCACCTCCTTCACTGGGCGCTGCACGAGGTCGTCTCGAAGGACGCCGCGCAGCAGGGATCGTCCGTCGATGAGAACCGCCTCCGCTTTGACTTCAACAGCGCCGCCGTGACTCCGGAGCAGCTCGCCGCGATGGAGGAGCAGGTGAATGCCCACATCGCCGCGAATGACCCGGTGTCGTGGAAGGAAGTCCCGCACTCCGAGGTGAAGGGCCGCGCGGACGTGATGCAGTTCTTCGGAGACAAGTATGGCGACCTCGTCCGCGTGGTGCAGATCGGCGGCGAGCCCGGCGCGATCAATGGCTACTCGATGGAACTCTGCGGCGGCACGCACGTCCGCAAGACCGGGGAGATCGGCCTCTTCAAGATCAAGAGCGAGGGCGCCATCGCCTCCGGCGTCCGCCGCATCGAGGCCGTCTGCGGTGCCAGCACGCTGGCCTACCTGAAGGAAGCCGCCGCACAACTCGACGCCGATACCAAGGCCGCCGAGGCGAAGCTGCACACGGCGAATGACAAGCTCACGGCCCTCGGCGAGGCGGGCATCCCCGGCAAGGACGCACCGCTGCCGGACGTGGAGTCCTACTACGCCGCCGCGGACATCCGCGGGGTGAATGAGGCATTCGACGCGGCACGCGCCGCGCTGGAAGCGACGAAGGAGGCCGCGATCGAGGCCGAGAAGCGCTTCAAGAAATTGCAAGCCGGCGCCGCCGCCAAGCAGGCGGACGCCGCGCTGGCCGAGCTGATCGCCGCCGGTGGCTCCATCGTCGCGAGCTTCGAAGCGGACGCCTCGCTGCTCCAGGAGCTGCTGAATGGAATGAAGAAGCAGGGCTTCACCGGAGCGGGCTTCGTCATCGTGGATGACGGCGACAAGCTCCACCTCGGTGCCTATTGCGGCGACGCGGCCCAGGCAAACGGCCTCAAGGCCGGTGACCTGCTCCGCGACCTCGCCGCCATCGCCGGCGGCAAGGGCGGTGGCAAGCCCGACCAAGCCCGCGGCGCTGCGCCTGAGCGTGAAAAGCTCGCGGAACTGGAAGCAGCGGCCAAAGCGAAGCTGGCGTAA